Proteins encoded by one window of Erwinia pyrifoliae DSM 12163:
- a CDS encoding AI-2E family transporter — MNPLLQEKVGQNILLKLATLVVILAGIKLSAEIVVPFLLALFFAIVINPLVSVLIRRGVRRGMAITLVMVVMLLVLTLLVIMVAGSLQAFSEVYPQLQAQSAQKLSMLQHLAARFHLNISSSSLAQRLDPGAIMDVATTMLRQFSGAMTQLVLVIMTVIFMLFEVHHLPYKLRYALVNPQIHIAGLHKALKGVTHYLALKALISLVTGVLVWLALLALGIKFALLWGIVAFVLNFIPNIGPVIAGIPPVLQALLLNTPLEAGLVAALFVSIHMLLGNLLEPRLLGRGLGLSSLVVFLSLIFWGWLLGPVGMLLSVPLTSVCKILMESTPGGGKLAILLGNGRKRA, encoded by the coding sequence ATGAATCCATTACTACAGGAGAAGGTTGGGCAGAATATTTTGCTGAAGCTGGCCACCCTGGTGGTGATCCTTGCCGGCATCAAGCTGTCAGCAGAAATTGTGGTGCCTTTTTTACTGGCGCTGTTTTTTGCCATCGTCATCAATCCACTGGTCAGCGTGCTGATCCGCCGTGGAGTACGGCGCGGAATGGCCATTACCCTGGTCATGGTGGTGATGCTGCTGGTACTGACACTGTTGGTCATCATGGTGGCCGGTTCGCTGCAGGCGTTCAGCGAAGTCTACCCACAGCTGCAGGCACAATCAGCACAGAAGCTCAGCATGTTGCAGCATCTCGCCGCCCGTTTTCACCTGAACATCTCCAGCTCATCCCTGGCACAGCGGCTGGATCCCGGCGCGATAATGGATGTTGCCACCACCATGCTGCGCCAGTTTTCCGGGGCCATGACGCAGCTGGTACTGGTGATCATGACGGTGATTTTTATGCTGTTTGAAGTCCACCATCTGCCTTATAAACTGCGGTACGCGCTGGTCAACCCGCAAATTCATATCGCCGGACTGCATAAAGCGCTGAAAGGCGTAACGCACTACCTGGCGCTGAAAGCATTAATCAGTCTGGTCACCGGGGTACTGGTATGGCTGGCTCTGCTGGCGCTGGGCATCAAGTTTGCCCTGCTGTGGGGCATCGTGGCTTTTGTACTCAACTTTATTCCTAATATCGGCCCGGTGATCGCCGGTATTCCCCCGGTATTACAGGCGTTACTGCTGAACACTCCGCTGGAGGCAGGATTGGTGGCAGCGCTGTTTGTCAGCATCCATATGCTGCTGGGTAATCTTCTGGAGCCACGGTTATTGGGGCGCGGGCTGGGGCTGTCGAGCCTCGTGGTGTTTTTGTCACTCATCTTCTGGGGTTGGCTGCTTGGCCCGGTCGGCATGCTGCTGTCGGTGCCATTGACCAGCGTGTGCAAAATCCTGATGGAATCGACACCGGGCGGTGGCAAGCTGGCCATTTTATTAGGCAACGGGCGCAAGCGGGCTTAA
- the iolB gene encoding 5-deoxy-glucuronate isomerase, with protein sequence MSLLYKVNPPDTQGRIQYITPEIAGWRYVGFSAYQLKKGQSLSLASGDKELCLVLIAGLASVKTRQAEFPNIGKRLSPFERTPPYSVYVPPDEQVEVLAESDLELAVCSAPGISGKLPVRLIAPQNVGVERRGKGNNQRLVHNILPDDKPADSLLVVEVYTDEGNTSSYPSHKHDREDSDQETYLEETYYHRFNPERGFAMQRVYTDDRSLDECMAPCNRDVVTVPRGYHPIATIAGYDNYYLNVMAGPVRLWKFSWDEDHAWVNSADYPRKRSSSG encoded by the coding sequence ATGTCATTACTGTACAAAGTTAACCCGCCGGATACGCAGGGGCGTATCCAGTATATTACCCCGGAAATTGCCGGTTGGCGCTATGTCGGTTTTTCAGCTTACCAGTTGAAAAAAGGGCAGTCGCTGTCGCTGGCAAGCGGTGATAAAGAGCTGTGTCTGGTACTGATCGCGGGCCTTGCCTCGGTGAAAACTCGCCAGGCCGAATTCCCGAATATTGGTAAACGCCTGTCACCGTTCGAACGTACGCCGCCTTACTCGGTTTATGTTCCGCCTGATGAACAGGTAGAAGTACTGGCAGAATCCGATCTCGAGCTGGCGGTGTGCAGTGCGCCTGGCATTTCCGGCAAACTCCCTGTACGCCTTATTGCGCCGCAGAATGTCGGCGTTGAGCGGCGCGGGAAGGGGAACAATCAGCGGCTGGTGCACAATATTTTGCCTGATGACAAGCCGGCGGACAGTCTGCTGGTGGTGGAAGTGTATACCGATGAAGGTAACACCAGTTCTTACCCGAGCCATAAGCACGATCGTGAAGATTCAGACCAGGAAACCTATCTTGAAGAGACTTATTACCACCGTTTCAACCCGGAACGTGGTTTTGCCATGCAGCGCGTTTACACTGACGACCGTTCACTGGATGAGTGTATGGCACCCTGTAATCGCGATGTGGTCACCGTGCCGCGTGGCTATCATCCGATAGCGACCATTGCCGGGTATGATAACTATTATCTCAACGTGATGGCCGGGCCGGTGCGCCTGTGGAAATTCAGCTGGGATGAGGATCACGCCTGGGTAAACAGTGCAGATTATCCGCGTAAACGGTCATCCAGCGGCTAA
- a CDS encoding CoA-acylating methylmalonate-semialdehyde dehydrogenase produces MTITGNFIGGKTSLSASNETIPIYDPASGKQVRELTQSTIDEVAHAVTVAHDAFDSWSRTSPLRRARILFNFKTLMEQHRDELAELIVSEHGKVWSDAQGELTRGLEVVEFACGIPHLIKGENSADVGTGVDSYSLMQPLGVVVGITPFNFPAMVPLWMFPIALACGNTFVLKPPALAPSASVRMAELLSEAGLPDGVFNVIHSSNENAERLYKDARVQAVSFVGSSTVAEHIYTTASAHGKRVQAFGAAKNHAIVMPDADLDATVNAIMGGAFGSAGERCMALPVVVAVGDDTANNLIAALTPLVQALRVGPGMHKGSDENEMGPVISAAHQKKVLGYIDKGVSEGAKLVVDGREIRVAGHPDGYYVGGTLFDNVTTDMTIWREEIFGPVLSIVRAPDYQSALARVNSHEFGNGSAIFTSNGHTGRDFVREVQAGMVGVNVPVPVPMAFHSFGGWKRSVFGALNVHGPDGVRFYTRMKTATVRWPSGQKTVSEFSMPTLG; encoded by the coding sequence ATGACTATCACAGGAAATTTTATTGGCGGTAAAACGTCTCTGAGCGCCAGCAACGAAACCATCCCGATTTACGATCCGGCAAGCGGCAAGCAGGTGCGTGAACTGACGCAAAGCACCATTGACGAAGTGGCGCATGCTGTTACGGTGGCTCATGATGCCTTTGATAGCTGGTCGCGCACCTCTCCGCTGCGCCGTGCGCGCATTCTGTTTAACTTTAAAACGCTGATGGAACAGCATCGTGATGAGCTGGCTGAACTGATTGTCAGTGAACACGGTAAAGTCTGGTCAGATGCGCAGGGTGAACTGACCCGTGGTCTGGAAGTGGTGGAGTTTGCCTGTGGTATTCCGCACCTGATTAAAGGGGAAAATTCGGCTGACGTGGGGACGGGCGTTGACAGCTATTCGCTGATGCAGCCGCTGGGCGTAGTGGTTGGCATCACACCGTTTAACTTCCCGGCGATGGTGCCATTGTGGATGTTCCCCATCGCGCTGGCCTGTGGGAACACCTTTGTGTTGAAACCGCCGGCGCTCGCCCCCTCTGCCTCGGTGCGTATGGCGGAGCTATTGAGCGAAGCGGGTCTGCCGGATGGCGTTTTCAACGTTATTCACAGCTCAAATGAAAACGCGGAACGGCTGTATAAAGATGCGCGCGTTCAGGCGGTCAGTTTTGTTGGTTCATCCACCGTGGCTGAGCATATCTACACCACTGCCAGTGCACACGGCAAACGCGTGCAGGCATTCGGCGCAGCAAAAAATCATGCCATCGTCATGCCGGATGCCGATCTGGATGCCACCGTCAACGCCATTATGGGCGGTGCGTTTGGTTCGGCCGGTGAGCGATGCATGGCGTTGCCGGTGGTGGTCGCGGTGGGCGATGATACCGCGAACAATCTGATTGCTGCACTGACACCGCTGGTGCAAGCGCTGCGCGTGGGGCCGGGTATGCACAAGGGAAGTGACGAGAATGAAATGGGGCCGGTGATTTCCGCCGCACACCAGAAGAAAGTCTTGGGTTACATCGACAAAGGGGTAAGCGAGGGGGCGAAACTGGTGGTCGACGGGCGAGAGATCCGCGTGGCAGGCCATCCTGATGGTTACTACGTTGGCGGCACGCTGTTCGACAACGTGACCACTGATATGACTATCTGGCGTGAGGAGATCTTCGGGCCGGTACTGAGTATCGTGCGTGCGCCCGACTATCAAAGCGCGCTGGCACGGGTAAACAGCCACGAGTTCGGTAACGGCAGCGCCATTTTTACCAGCAATGGCCATACCGGGCGTGATTTTGTGCGTGAGGTGCAGGCGGGAATGGTGGGGGTTAACGTTCCGGTTCCGGTGCCGATGGCTTTCCACAGCTTTGGCGGCTGGAAACGCTCGGTCTTTGGTGCGCTCAACGTACATGGCCCGGACGGCGTGCGTTTCTACACCAGGATGAAGACCGCCACGGTGCGCTGGCCGAGCGGTCAGAAAACCGTCTCTGAGTTCAGCATGCCAACGCTGGGCTAA
- the iolD gene encoding 3D-(3,5/4)-trihydroxycyclohexane-1,2-dione acylhydrolase (decyclizing), with translation MGKIRLTTAQALVRFLDNQYLSVDGVESKFVKGIFAIFGHGNVLGLGQALEQDSGDLVVYQGRNEQGMAHAATGFAKQKLRREIIACSSSVGPGAANMITAAATASANRIPLLLLPGDVFASRQPDPVLQQIEQSHDLSISTNDAFRAVSKYWDRVSRPEQLMTACINAMRVLTDPAETGAVTLSLPQDVQGEAYDYPDYFFQKRVHRLDRRLPTGGSLSDALALIAAKKKPMIICGGGVKYSGAGDALRAFVERYQIPFAETQAGKGTILSDHPLNVGGVGETGCLAANLLAKEADLVIGIGTRYTDFTTASKWIFQHPDASYLNINVSHFDACKLDGVQMVADAREALNAINSRLAATGFQHGWGEKVSQAQSRLLKETQRVYSAVYSGDDFIPEIDDNIDRSALYAEFNHLTNSFLTQSSVLGTLNEHLPGNAVIVAAAGSLPGDLQRMWRTKDDNSYHVEYGYSCMGYEVNAALGVKLAEPQREVYALVGDGSFMMLHSELVTSIQEGAKINVILLDNMANGCINNLQMEHGMDSFTTEFRFRDAEGGRLNGGLIPVDFAAIAAGYGCKTWRVTTLEQLHTALIAAQKETVSTLIDIKVLPKTMIHKYLSWWRVGGAQVSNSPRIDAVAQVLNQHIDQAREY, from the coding sequence ATGGGCAAGATCAGATTAACCACCGCACAGGCGCTGGTCAGATTCCTCGACAACCAGTATCTGTCGGTGGATGGCGTGGAAAGTAAGTTTGTTAAAGGCATTTTCGCTATTTTCGGCCACGGAAACGTGCTGGGTTTAGGCCAGGCGCTGGAGCAGGACAGTGGCGATCTGGTGGTGTATCAGGGGCGTAACGAGCAGGGTATGGCACACGCGGCGACAGGTTTTGCTAAACAAAAGCTGCGCCGCGAGATTATCGCCTGTAGTTCGTCCGTCGGGCCGGGAGCGGCAAATATGATTACTGCCGCCGCCACCGCCAGTGCTAACCGCATTCCTTTGCTGCTGCTGCCGGGAGATGTGTTCGCCAGCCGCCAGCCGGATCCGGTGTTGCAGCAGATTGAACAGAGCCACGATTTAAGCATCAGTACCAACGATGCTTTTCGCGCCGTCAGCAAATATTGGGATCGCGTTAGTCGACCGGAGCAGCTGATGACGGCCTGTATTAATGCCATGCGCGTGTTGACCGATCCGGCGGAGACCGGTGCGGTAACCCTTTCCCTGCCGCAGGACGTGCAGGGCGAAGCGTATGACTACCCGGACTATTTCTTCCAGAAGCGCGTGCACCGGCTGGATCGCCGCCTGCCGACTGGAGGATCGCTGTCTGACGCGCTGGCGCTGATTGCCGCAAAGAAAAAACCAATGATTATCTGCGGTGGCGGGGTGAAATACTCCGGCGCAGGCGATGCCTTACGCGCTTTTGTGGAACGCTATCAGATCCCGTTTGCCGAAACCCAGGCCGGTAAAGGCACGATCCTGTCCGATCATCCGTTAAACGTCGGCGGCGTCGGGGAAACCGGCTGTCTGGCGGCGAACCTGCTGGCAAAAGAGGCCGATCTGGTGATCGGCATCGGCACGCGCTACACCGACTTCACCACCGCGTCGAAATGGATTTTCCAGCACCCGGATGCCAGCTACCTCAACATCAACGTCAGCCACTTTGATGCCTGTAAACTGGATGGCGTGCAGATGGTGGCGGATGCACGGGAAGCGCTGAACGCGATTAACAGCCGTCTGGCGGCGACGGGTTTTCAGCATGGCTGGGGCGAAAAAGTCTCCCAGGCACAAAGCAGGCTGCTGAAAGAGACGCAACGTGTTTATTCGGCAGTCTACAGCGGCGACGATTTTATTCCGGAAATTGACGATAATATCGACCGTTCAGCGCTATACGCCGAATTTAACCATCTCACCAACTCCTTTCTGACACAGAGCAGCGTCTTGGGGACGCTCAATGAGCATCTGCCAGGCAATGCGGTGATCGTGGCGGCTGCGGGCAGCCTGCCGGGCGATCTGCAACGTATGTGGCGCACCAAAGATGACAACAGCTATCACGTCGAATATGGCTATTCCTGCATGGGCTACGAGGTGAATGCCGCACTGGGCGTCAAGCTGGCTGAGCCGCAGCGTGAGGTGTATGCCCTGGTGGGGGATGGCTCCTTTATGATGCTGCACTCCGAGCTGGTGACCTCGATTCAGGAGGGCGCAAAAATCAACGTGATCCTGCTGGATAACATGGCCAACGGCTGTATCAACAACCTGCAAATGGAACACGGTATGGACAGTTTCACCACCGAATTCCGTTTCCGCGATGCTGAAGGCGGCAGGCTGAACGGTGGCCTGATCCCGGTGGACTTCGCGGCAATTGCGGCGGGTTACGGCTGTAAAACCTGGCGTGTGACCACGCTTGAGCAGCTGCATACGGCGCTGATTGCTGCGCAGAAAGAAACGGTATCGACGCTGATTGATATTAAAGTCCTGCCAAAAACCATGATCCACAAGTACTTAAGCTGGTGGCGTGTAGGCGGGGCTCAGGTGTCCAACTCGCCGCGCATCGATGCGGTAGCGCAGGTGCTGAACCAACATATCGACCAGGCGCGTGAATATTAA
- a CDS encoding Gfo/Idh/MocA family protein, whose amino-acid sequence MTLRLGVIGTGAIGQEHIRRCSKVLQGAQVVAVSDINVEGAKAALARIGIEAQVFADGYHVVKSPDVDALLVTSWDPTHEEFTLAAIAAGKPVFCEKPLAMSAEGCRRIVDAEIKFGKRLVQVGFMRPYDSGYRALKNVIAQGEIGEPLMLHCAHRNPTVPESYTTDMAITNTLIHELDVLRWLTEDEYKSVQVVFPRSTSKTHGKLRDPQVVLFETRKGIRIDVEIFVNCAYGYDIQCEVVGENGIARLPEPSAVQMRKDARLSTAILTDWKDRFIAAYDVELQAFINDASAGKLNGPSAWDGYAASVAADACLKAQDSGSVEPIELPQRPAFYR is encoded by the coding sequence ATGACATTAAGACTTGGTGTAATCGGAACGGGCGCTATCGGCCAGGAACATATCCGCCGCTGCAGCAAAGTGTTGCAGGGCGCGCAGGTGGTTGCCGTCTCTGATATCAACGTGGAAGGGGCTAAAGCGGCGCTGGCCCGTATCGGTATTGAAGCGCAGGTCTTTGCCGATGGTTACCATGTGGTGAAATCACCTGATGTGGATGCATTGCTGGTGACCTCCTGGGATCCCACTCACGAAGAGTTCACTCTGGCGGCGATCGCGGCGGGTAAACCGGTATTCTGCGAAAAACCGTTGGCAATGAGTGCTGAAGGCTGCCGCCGCATTGTTGATGCTGAAATCAAGTTTGGTAAACGCCTGGTGCAGGTGGGTTTTATGCGCCCTTACGACAGTGGCTATCGGGCGCTGAAAAACGTTATTGCCCAGGGAGAAATTGGTGAACCTCTGATGCTGCACTGCGCGCACCGCAATCCTACCGTACCGGAGAGTTACACCACCGATATGGCCATCACCAACACCCTGATCCACGAGCTGGACGTGCTGCGCTGGTTGACCGAAGACGAGTACAAGTCGGTGCAGGTGGTGTTCCCGCGCTCAACCAGTAAAACACATGGCAAGCTGCGCGATCCGCAGGTGGTGTTGTTCGAAACCCGCAAAGGTATTCGCATTGACGTGGAGATCTTTGTCAACTGCGCATACGGCTACGACATCCAGTGTGAAGTGGTCGGTGAAAACGGCATCGCCAGGCTACCGGAGCCGTCTGCGGTACAAATGCGCAAGGATGCCCGGCTGTCGACGGCGATCCTTACCGACTGGAAAGATCGTTTCATCGCGGCCTATGACGTTGAGCTGCAGGCATTTATTAATGACGCCAGCGCCGGAAAGCTGAACGGGCCATCCGCCTGGGACGGTTATGCCGCCTCGGTAGCTGCGGACGCCTGCCTGAAAGCGCAGGACAGCGGTAGCGTAGAGCCGATTGAATTACCGCAGCGCCCGGCATTCTACCGCTAA
- a CDS encoding EAL domain-containing protein: protein MQPFVKPKHERIWLVASGLLPLLLCLFFSFIAARQAVERQQEITAATLLSQAEHISDLAWDMTGHLRAFSNQPCADISSQLQKLGTLNPYFRSVGLTRYNTVYCSSAFGSAQGTVAGMIRHPLPPSSLSWWTLSLAGTYGVQDRPAVIFMRQTSSKAGSYAVVDGQYLIDLMRATGLKLGYHITMQFGGGYQIASAEPSSHQQESWKTRTFNSSSSNYPVSIRISAPCTETLQNGCQILLTFMPMAVILSVLFVALTNSWLRRRSSYRDEIRRGMALGEFSVHYQPVCNLESGQLAGVECLMRWQRSDGSWVRPDIFVSAAENEGMIVSLTRHLLQLIEKDCASWQVPVGFHIGVNVAADHLQHDDFVNDIRKFSQGIAHLQPTFTLELTERSLISEGEQVAHKLAELRSEGIRVAIDDFGTGHCSLSYLQTFPLDYLKIDKGFVKAIESADGETPVLDIIIQLAHKLALQVVAEGVETPLQLEYLRNHGVVFMQGYYYARPMSSAALMQWIEQQNA from the coding sequence TTGCAACCATTTGTAAAGCCTAAGCATGAACGTATCTGGCTGGTGGCATCCGGCCTGCTGCCGCTGTTACTTTGCCTGTTTTTTTCCTTTATTGCTGCCCGTCAGGCGGTGGAGCGGCAGCAGGAAATCACCGCCGCCACGCTGTTAAGCCAGGCCGAACACATCAGCGATCTCGCCTGGGATATGACCGGGCATCTGCGCGCATTCAGCAACCAGCCTTGCGCGGATATCAGCTCTCAACTACAGAAACTGGGAACGCTCAATCCCTATTTTCGCTCGGTGGGTTTAACCCGGTATAACACGGTCTATTGTTCATCGGCCTTTGGTTCTGCCCAAGGGACGGTGGCCGGTATGATTCGCCATCCCCTCCCCCCGTCCAGTCTATCGTGGTGGACGCTCTCCCTTGCCGGCACCTATGGTGTTCAGGATCGCCCTGCGGTGATATTTATGCGCCAGACATCCAGCAAAGCAGGAAGCTACGCGGTGGTTGACGGCCAGTATCTGATTGATCTTATGCGGGCGACGGGGCTGAAACTTGGCTATCACATCACTATGCAGTTTGGCGGTGGCTACCAAATTGCCAGCGCTGAGCCATCAAGCCATCAGCAAGAAAGCTGGAAAACCCGCACTTTTAATAGTAGTTCCAGCAATTATCCGGTTTCTATCCGCATTTCCGCACCGTGTACTGAAACACTGCAAAACGGGTGCCAGATACTGCTCACCTTTATGCCAATGGCGGTGATCCTCTCGGTGCTGTTTGTCGCACTTACCAATAGCTGGCTGCGGCGCAGAAGCTCGTACCGGGATGAGATCCGCCGGGGGATGGCGCTTGGAGAATTCTCGGTTCATTATCAGCCAGTCTGTAACCTGGAGAGCGGGCAGTTAGCCGGGGTCGAATGTCTGATGCGCTGGCAGCGCTCCGACGGCAGCTGGGTGCGCCCGGATATCTTTGTTAGCGCTGCCGAAAACGAAGGGATGATCGTTTCACTGACCCGGCACCTACTGCAACTGATCGAGAAGGATTGCGCCAGCTGGCAGGTTCCTGTCGGCTTCCATATTGGCGTTAACGTGGCGGCGGACCATCTCCAGCACGATGATTTTGTTAACGATATCCGCAAGTTCTCACAGGGCATTGCCCATCTGCAGCCCACATTTACCCTTGAATTGACGGAACGCAGTCTGATTAGCGAAGGTGAGCAGGTAGCGCATAAGCTGGCTGAGCTGCGCAGTGAGGGCATCCGCGTGGCAATTGATGATTTCGGTACCGGTCACTGTTCCCTGAGCTATCTGCAAACCTTCCCGTTGGACTATCTGAAGATTGATAAAGGTTTTGTCAAAGCCATTGAGTCAGCGGACGGTGAAACACCGGTGCTGGATATCATTATTCAGTTAGCGCACAAGCTGGCGCTGCAGGTGGTGGCAGAAGGTGTGGAAACCCCGCTGCAGCTGGAGTATTTGAGAAATCACGGCGTGGTGTTTATGCAGGGTTATTACTATGCGCGCCCCATGTCGAGCGCTGCACTGATGCAGTGGATAGAACAGCAGAATGCTTAG
- a CDS encoding bifunctional 5-dehydro-2-deoxygluconokinase/5-dehydro-2-deoxyphosphogluconate aldolase codes for MGTQQKPLDVICIGRIAVDLYGQQIGARLEDETTFAKYLGGSSGNVAYGTAIQGLKSAMLARVGDEHMGRFLREELQRAGCDTQSLITDKKRLTGLVILGIKDRETFPLVFYRDNCADMGLVPDDIREEYIASARAVAVTGTHLSHADTRAAVLKALDIARRHGLRSALDIDYRPVLWGLTSLGDGETRFVESARVTQQLQDVLHYFDLVVGTEEEFHIAGGSTDSLTALKNVRQATKATLVCKRGALGCVVFEGEIPDTWQQTKLHPGVRVEVLNVLGAGDAFMSGLLRGWLNDESWEQACRYANACGALVVSRHGCAPAMPTKEELDDFLGREQAVKRPDLDGRLNHLHRVTTRKQHWHELNIFAFDHRKQLIDMAAEAGADETRIPQLKNLLLRAAREAAKEAGLDNGRCGILADTTYGQAALNEITGTGWWIARPIELPGSRPLRLEHGNIGSQLIDWPQEHVVKCLTFYHPHDSAEMRQAQDELLLDVWKSCNKSGHELLLEVILPESNPDKNEQYYAQILNHFYQMGIKPDWWKLPPLSRDSWAAIGRLIEDHDQHCRGILLLGLDAPEAELKTGFAAAASSPWVKGFAVGRTIFGQPSRQWLQNELDDKTLISKVKTNYLTLIGYWRETRPAQ; via the coding sequence ATGGGTACACAACAAAAACCACTTGATGTGATTTGTATCGGGCGTATCGCCGTCGACCTTTATGGTCAGCAAATCGGTGCTCGTCTTGAGGACGAGACCACCTTTGCCAAGTATCTGGGTGGCTCTTCCGGTAATGTTGCCTACGGTACGGCGATTCAGGGGCTGAAATCGGCGATGCTGGCTCGGGTCGGTGACGAACATATGGGCCGCTTCCTGCGCGAAGAGCTACAGCGCGCTGGCTGCGATACTCAGAGCCTGATTACCGATAAAAAACGCCTGACCGGTCTGGTGATCCTCGGAATAAAAGATCGGGAGACCTTTCCGCTGGTGTTCTACCGCGATAACTGTGCCGACATGGGGCTGGTGCCGGATGACATTCGGGAAGAGTATATCGCTTCTGCACGCGCCGTTGCCGTGACCGGTACTCACCTGTCGCATGCGGATACCCGCGCCGCCGTGCTGAAAGCGTTGGACATCGCGCGCCGCCACGGTCTGCGCAGCGCGCTGGATATCGATTACCGTCCGGTGCTGTGGGGGCTAACCTCTTTGGGCGATGGTGAGACGCGCTTTGTCGAGTCGGCACGCGTCACCCAGCAGCTACAGGACGTGTTGCACTATTTCGACCTGGTGGTGGGAACAGAAGAGGAGTTTCACATTGCCGGTGGCAGTACCGACAGTCTGACCGCCCTGAAAAATGTCCGCCAGGCGACGAAAGCCACCCTAGTATGCAAACGTGGGGCGCTGGGCTGTGTGGTGTTCGAAGGCGAGATCCCGGACACCTGGCAGCAAACAAAACTGCACCCTGGGGTTCGTGTTGAAGTTCTGAACGTGCTGGGCGCGGGTGATGCCTTTATGTCCGGCCTGCTGCGCGGCTGGCTTAACGATGAAAGCTGGGAACAGGCCTGCCGTTACGCTAACGCCTGCGGGGCGCTGGTGGTATCACGTCACGGCTGTGCTCCGGCGATGCCGACCAAAGAGGAGCTTGACGACTTCCTCGGCCGCGAACAGGCGGTGAAGCGCCCGGATCTCGACGGTCGTTTGAATCACCTGCATCGCGTCACCACCCGTAAGCAGCATTGGCACGAACTCAACATCTTCGCCTTCGATCATCGTAAACAGCTGATCGATATGGCAGCAGAAGCGGGCGCGGATGAGACGCGCATTCCCCAACTGAAAAATCTGCTGTTACGGGCGGCGCGTGAGGCGGCAAAAGAGGCGGGCCTTGATAATGGCCGCTGTGGCATTCTGGCCGATACCACCTATGGTCAGGCCGCCCTGAATGAGATCACCGGCACAGGCTGGTGGATCGCTCGCCCGATTGAATTACCCGGATCGCGTCCGCTGCGCCTGGAACATGGCAATATCGGTTCCCAACTGATCGACTGGCCGCAGGAGCACGTCGTCAAATGCCTGACCTTCTACCATCCGCATGACAGCGCAGAGATGCGCCAGGCACAGGATGAACTGCTGCTGGATGTGTGGAAAAGCTGTAATAAGTCCGGACATGAGCTGCTTTTGGAGGTGATCCTGCCGGAAAGCAACCCGGATAAAAACGAGCAATACTATGCGCAGATCCTGAACCACTTCTACCAAATGGGCATTAAGCCAGACTGGTGGAAGCTGCCACCGTTGTCACGGGACAGCTGGGCAGCCATCGGCCGCCTGATCGAAGACCATGACCAACACTGCCGGGGCATACTACTGCTGGGGCTGGATGCGCCGGAAGCCGAGCTGAAAACCGGCTTCGCCGCCGCTGCCAGCTCTCCGTGGGTCAAAGGCTTTGCGGTAGGGCGTACCATATTTGGCCAACCGTCACGTCAGTGGTTGCAGAACGAGCTGGATGATAAAACGCTGATTTCCAAGGTTAAAACCAACTACCTGACGCTTATCGGCTACTGGCGTGAGACACGCCCTGCACAATAA
- a CDS encoding MurR/RpiR family transcriptional regulator: protein MANNPTQLSLLQDDIRHRYDTLSKRLKQVARYILDNSNNIAFDTVASIAQQADVPPSTLIRFSNAFGFSGFNEMKQVFRQHLMEETVSYTERARLFRQTATDEAPATPESPSEILNVFSMVNAQALQQLAMQANPEQLEKAVKLLDEADNIYVIGLRRSFSVASYLTYALRHLERRAFLIDGLGGMFTEQLSMVNPKDVVIAISYSPYAREAVELVELGAKRGAQQIAITDSQVSPLAAFSDVCFVVREAQVDGFRSQVASLCLAQTLAVSLALNNAGREPEA, encoded by the coding sequence ATGGCCAATAATCCTACTCAGCTTTCTCTGTTACAGGACGATATCCGTCATCGCTACGATACCCTGAGCAAACGCCTGAAGCAGGTGGCACGCTATATTCTGGATAACAGCAACAACATTGCCTTCGATACCGTAGCCTCCATCGCCCAGCAGGCAGACGTGCCTCCTTCCACCCTTATCCGCTTTTCCAACGCCTTTGGCTTTAGTGGCTTCAATGAAATGAAGCAGGTGTTTCGTCAGCACCTGATGGAAGAGACGGTCAGCTATACCGAACGTGCACGCCTGTTTCGCCAGACCGCAACGGATGAAGCGCCTGCCACGCCGGAAAGCCCGTCGGAAATCCTCAACGTATTTAGCATGGTTAATGCTCAGGCGCTGCAACAGTTGGCTATGCAGGCCAATCCGGAACAGCTGGAAAAAGCGGTGAAGCTGCTTGATGAGGCAGACAATATCTACGTCATTGGTCTGCGCCGCTCGTTTAGCGTGGCGTCCTATCTGACCTACGCCCTGCGTCATCTCGAACGCCGTGCATTCCTGATCGACGGGCTGGGCGGCATGTTCACCGAGCAGCTGAGTATGGTGAACCCGAAAGACGTGGTGATCGCCATCAGCTACTCGCCTTATGCACGTGAAGCGGTAGAGCTGGTGGAGCTGGGGGCGAAGCGCGGTGCGCAGCAGATAGCGATTACCGATAGCCAGGTCAGTCCGCTGGCCGCTTTCAGCGATGTCTGTTTTGTGGTGCGTGAAGCGCAGGTCGACGGCTTCCGTTCCCAGGTGGCCTCGCTGTGTCTGGCACAGACGCTGGCCGTATCACTGGCGCTGAACAATGCAGGCCGGGAGCCAGAGGCATAA